Proteins encoded within one genomic window of Actinoplanes octamycinicus:
- a CDS encoding primosomal protein N', protein MGTKSVRAEREPAERLPVARVCVDVPLPHLDRPFDYLVSSADDEAAQPGVRVKVRFAGQLVGGFLLARAEASEHQGRLAFLEKVVSPERVLDPEVVRAARAVADRYAGSLADVLRLAVPPRHARVESQAAPPRSRHDPAAGAATSGVAGDGIAADRPEAAAAERPEAAVAERPEAAVAGQPGVGVAGQPGAGVADQPAAVAAGQPAAVPAGQLEAVAAGQPGVAAVAEPEALATGAGEGPGGRQQSAVPASGEGDPAAEGPPAFRPPAAGGWDAYAAGPAYLRALEDGRAPRAVWSALPGEDWPLRIAEAAAATVRGGRGVVIVVADARDLDRVDRALTEVLGAGRHVALNAALGPAERYRRFLAASRHQVPVVAGTRAAMWAPVADLGLVVIWDDGDDLHAEPRSPYPHARDVLLTRARLADCAALVGGFARTGEGQLLLETGWAREIVADRGVLRRRQPMISPTGDDPQLARDPGAVTARLPSVAWQAARGALQAGAPVLVQVPRRGYLPAVACVECRNPARCPKCSGPLALHSARDVPVCLWCGRNFPAYQCPVCGERRLRASIIGARRTAEELGRAFPGVPVRTSGRDEILDTVPGGPAMVVATPGAEPVAAGGYGTVLLLDTWALLSRADLRAAEETMRRWLNASALARPGSEGGKVIVVADGSLAPVQALLRWDPGWFAARELAERRELGFPPAARMASVTGPAPAVAELLGIADLPDGTEQLGPVPAGDEQERMLLRVSRSRAADLAHALHVAAGVRSARKAAVPVRIQVDPADLF, encoded by the coding sequence ATGGGGACCAAGAGTGTGCGTGCGGAGCGGGAGCCGGCGGAGCGTCTGCCGGTGGCCCGGGTGTGTGTCGACGTGCCGTTGCCGCACCTGGACCGGCCGTTCGATTATCTGGTCTCCAGCGCCGACGACGAGGCGGCGCAGCCCGGCGTGCGGGTGAAGGTGCGGTTCGCCGGCCAGCTGGTCGGCGGGTTCCTGCTGGCCCGGGCCGAGGCCTCGGAGCATCAGGGCCGGCTGGCCTTCCTGGAGAAGGTCGTCTCCCCGGAGCGGGTGCTCGACCCGGAGGTGGTCCGGGCCGCCCGGGCCGTCGCGGACCGCTATGCGGGGAGCCTGGCGGACGTGCTGCGGCTCGCGGTGCCACCCCGGCACGCACGGGTGGAGTCGCAGGCGGCCCCGCCCAGGTCGCGGCACGATCCCGCGGCCGGCGCGGCCACGAGCGGCGTGGCGGGGGACGGCATCGCGGCGGACCGGCCGGAGGCGGCCGCGGCGGAGCGGCCAGAGGCGGCCGTGGCGGAGCGGCCAGAGGCGGCCGTGGCGGGGCAGCCCGGAGTGGGCGTGGCGGGGCAGCCCGGAGCGGGCGTGGCGGACCAGCCGGCGGCGGTCGCAGCGGGGCAGCCCGCAGCGGTCCCGGCGGGTCAACTGGAGGCGGTCGCGGCGGGGCAGCCCGGGGTGGCCGCAGTGGCCGAGCCCGAGGCGCTCGCGACGGGAGCCGGTGAGGGCCCCGGCGGGCGGCAGCAGTCAGCGGTGCCGGCGTCCGGTGAGGGTGACCCGGCTGCCGAGGGCCCGCCCGCTTTCCGCCCGCCCGCCGCGGGTGGCTGGGACGCTTATGCGGCCGGCCCGGCCTATCTGCGGGCCCTGGAGGACGGCCGCGCCCCCCGGGCGGTCTGGTCGGCGCTGCCGGGCGAGGACTGGCCGCTCCGGATCGCGGAGGCGGCCGCGGCCACCGTGCGCGGCGGCCGGGGCGTGGTCATCGTGGTCGCCGACGCGCGTGACCTGGACCGCGTCGACCGCGCGCTGACCGAGGTGCTCGGCGCCGGCCGGCACGTCGCGCTGAACGCGGCGCTCGGCCCGGCCGAGCGCTACCGGCGGTTCCTCGCCGCCAGCCGGCATCAGGTGCCGGTGGTGGCCGGCACCCGGGCCGCGATGTGGGCCCCGGTCGCCGACCTGGGCCTGGTGGTGATCTGGGACGACGGCGACGACCTGCACGCCGAGCCCCGCTCGCCCTATCCGCACGCCCGCGACGTGCTGCTCACCCGCGCCCGGCTGGCCGACTGCGCCGCCCTGGTCGGCGGTTTCGCCCGGACCGGCGAGGGGCAGCTGCTGCTGGAGACCGGCTGGGCCCGGGAGATCGTCGCGGACCGGGGCGTGCTCCGCCGCCGGCAGCCGATGATCTCGCCGACCGGCGACGATCCGCAGCTGGCCCGGGATCCGGGCGCGGTGACCGCACGGCTGCCGAGCGTGGCCTGGCAGGCGGCTCGGGGCGCGTTGCAGGCCGGCGCGCCGGTGCTGGTCCAGGTGCCGCGGCGGGGTTACCTGCCGGCGGTGGCCTGCGTGGAGTGCCGAAATCCGGCCCGTTGCCCGAAATGCTCCGGTCCACTGGCCCTGCACAGCGCCCGGGACGTGCCGGTCTGCCTGTGGTGCGGACGGAACTTCCCGGCCTACCAGTGCCCGGTCTGCGGCGAGCGGCGGCTGCGCGCGTCGATCATCGGCGCCCGGCGGACCGCCGAGGAGCTGGGCCGGGCGTTCCCGGGTGTGCCGGTGCGCACCTCCGGCCGGGACGAGATCTTGGACACGGTCCCGGGCGGGCCGGCCATGGTCGTGGCCACCCCGGGCGCCGAGCCGGTGGCCGCCGGGGGCTACGGCACGGTGCTGCTGCTGGACACCTGGGCGCTGCTCAGCCGGGCCGATCTGCGGGCCGCCGAGGAGACCATGCGCCGCTGGCTGAACGCGTCGGCGCTGGCCCGTCCCGGCTCGGAGGGCGGCAAGGTGATCGTGGTGGCGGACGGCTCGCTGGCCCCGGTGCAGGCCCTGCTGCGCTGGGACCCGGGCTGGTTCGCAGCCCGTGAGCTGGCCGAACGCCGCGAGTTGGGTTTCCCGCCGGCGGCTCGGATGGCCAGTGTCACCGGCCCGGCGCCGGCTGTCGCCGAGTTGCTCGGCATCGCCGACCTGCCGGACGGCACCGAGCAGCTGGGCCCGGTTCCGGCCGGCGACGAGCAGGAGCGGATGCTGTTGCGGGTGTCCCGGTCCCGGGCCGCCGACCTGGCGCACGCGCTGCACGTGGCCGCCGGGGTGCGCAGCGCCCGCAAGGCGGCGGTCCCGGTCCGCATCCAGGTGGACCCGGCCGACCTCTTCTAG
- the metK gene encoding methionine adenosyltransferase, with product MARRLFTSESVTEGHPDKIADQISDGILDALLAQDPRSRVAVETLITTGQVHVAGEVTTQAYADIPKIVRDTILAIGYDSSKKGFDGASCGVSVSIGSQSPDIAQGVDSAIELREGDSEHILDQQGAGDQGMMFGFACSETPELMPLPIALAHRLARRLSAARKDGTIPYLRPDGKTQVTIEYDGLRPVRLDTVVVSSQHAADISLESLLTPDVREHVIGPELEGLGLETEGYRLLVNPTGRFEIGGPMGDAGLTGRKIIVDTYGGYARHGGGAFSGKDPSKVDRSAAYAMRWVAKNVVAAGLAERCETQVAYAIGKAHPVSLFVETFGTENVPVERIEKAITEVFDLRPAAIIRDLDLLRPIYQQTAAYGHFGRELPDLKWESTDRAQDLKNAAS from the coding sequence GTGGCACGCCGCCTGTTCACTTCCGAGTCGGTCACGGAAGGCCACCCGGACAAGATCGCTGACCAGATCAGCGACGGGATTCTCGACGCCCTGCTCGCGCAGGACCCGCGGAGCCGTGTCGCGGTCGAGACCCTGATCACCACCGGCCAGGTGCACGTAGCGGGCGAGGTCACCACCCAGGCCTACGCCGACATCCCCAAGATCGTGCGCGACACCATCCTGGCGATCGGTTACGACTCGTCGAAGAAGGGCTTCGACGGCGCCAGCTGCGGCGTCAGCGTCTCCATCGGCTCGCAGTCGCCGGACATCGCCCAGGGCGTGGACAGCGCGATCGAGCTGCGCGAGGGCGACTCCGAGCACATCCTGGACCAGCAGGGCGCCGGCGACCAGGGCATGATGTTCGGCTTCGCCTGCTCGGAGACCCCCGAGCTGATGCCGCTGCCGATCGCGCTCGCACACCGGCTGGCCCGCCGGCTGTCCGCGGCGCGCAAGGACGGCACCATTCCGTACCTTCGCCCGGACGGCAAGACCCAGGTCACCATCGAGTACGACGGCCTGCGCCCGGTCCGCCTGGACACCGTCGTGGTCTCCTCGCAGCACGCCGCGGACATCTCGCTGGAGTCGCTGCTCACCCCGGACGTGCGCGAGCACGTGATCGGCCCCGAGCTGGAGGGCCTCGGCCTGGAGACCGAGGGCTACCGTCTGCTGGTCAACCCGACCGGCCGCTTCGAGATCGGCGGCCCGATGGGCGACGCCGGCCTCACCGGCCGCAAGATCATCGTGGACACCTACGGCGGCTACGCCCGGCACGGCGGCGGCGCCTTCTCCGGCAAGGACCCGTCCAAGGTCGACCGCTCCGCGGCGTACGCGATGCGCTGGGTCGCCAAGAACGTGGTCGCCGCCGGCCTGGCCGAGCGCTGCGAGACCCAGGTCGCCTACGCGATCGGCAAGGCCCACCCGGTCAGCCTGTTCGTGGAGACCTTCGGCACCGAGAACGTGCCGGTCGAGCGGATCGAGAAGGCCATCACCGAGGTCTTCGACCTCCGCCCGGCCGCGATCATCCGCGACCTGGACCTGCTCCGCCCGATCTACCAGCAGACCGCCGCCTACGGCCACTTCGGCCGGGAGCTGCCGGACCTCAAGTGGGAGAGCACCGACCGCGCCCAGGACCTGAAGAACGCCGCGTCCTGA
- the coaBC gene encoding bifunctional phosphopantothenoylcysteine decarboxylase/phosphopantothenate--cysteine ligase CoaBC, with protein MTEVVLGVCGGIAAYKACELLRLFTESGHGVRVVPTASALKFVGEPTWAALSGRPVATQVWDDAHEVPHVRIGRAAELVVVAPATADILAKAAHGIADDLLTNTLLTATCPVVYAPAMHTEMWENPATRANVATLRSRGALVIEPAVGRLTGKDTGKGRLPEPSAIFSYALRALAAAPDLAGRHVVVTAGGTREPLDPVRFLGNRSSGKQGYALARAALARGARVTLIAANVSLPDPAGADLIRVGTTEELRKATVEAAASADVVVMAAAPADFRPATVAEQKIKKTEDGLPAPITLVTNPDIAAELGAAKLPGQILVAFAAETHDALEHARAKMRKKRADLIVVNEVGVDRVFGQDRNTVTVLGADGYTEALEELSKDDVSDRILDHVVGRLDAQVGDGRPV; from the coding sequence GTGACTGAGGTCGTTCTGGGGGTTTGTGGGGGCATCGCCGCCTACAAGGCGTGCGAGCTGCTGCGACTGTTCACCGAGTCCGGCCACGGCGTCCGGGTGGTGCCGACCGCCTCGGCGCTCAAGTTCGTCGGCGAGCCGACCTGGGCCGCCCTCTCCGGCCGCCCGGTCGCGACGCAGGTGTGGGACGACGCCCACGAGGTGCCGCACGTGCGGATCGGCCGCGCCGCCGAGCTGGTCGTGGTCGCCCCGGCCACCGCCGACATCCTGGCCAAGGCGGCCCACGGGATCGCCGACGACCTGCTCACCAACACCCTGCTCACGGCCACCTGCCCGGTCGTCTACGCGCCGGCCATGCACACCGAGATGTGGGAGAACCCGGCCACCCGGGCCAACGTGGCGACCCTGCGCTCCCGCGGCGCCCTGGTGATCGAGCCGGCCGTCGGCCGCCTCACCGGCAAGGACACCGGCAAGGGCCGCTTGCCTGAGCCTTCGGCGATTTTCTCGTACGCCCTCCGCGCCCTGGCCGCCGCGCCGGATCTGGCCGGCCGGCACGTCGTGGTGACCGCCGGCGGCACCCGCGAGCCCCTCGACCCGGTTCGCTTCCTCGGCAACCGCTCGTCCGGCAAGCAGGGTTACGCCCTGGCCCGGGCCGCCCTGGCCCGCGGCGCGCGGGTGACGCTGATCGCGGCGAACGTGTCGCTGCCCGACCCGGCCGGCGCCGACCTGATCCGGGTGGGCACCACCGAGGAGCTGCGCAAGGCCACCGTCGAGGCGGCCGCGTCGGCGGACGTCGTGGTGATGGCCGCCGCGCCCGCCGACTTCCGCCCGGCCACCGTCGCCGAGCAGAAGATCAAGAAGACCGAGGACGGCCTGCCCGCCCCGATCACCCTGGTCACGAACCCGGACATCGCCGCCGAGCTGGGCGCGGCCAAGCTGCCCGGGCAGATCCTGGTGGCGTTCGCCGCGGAGACCCACGACGCGCTGGAACACGCCCGGGCGAAAATGCGGAAGAAGCGTGCGGATCTCATCGTGGTGAATGAGGTGGGCGTCGATCGGGTCTTCGGCCAGGATCGGAACACCGTTACTGTGCTGGGCGCGGACGGCTACACCGAGGCGCTCGAGGAATTATCCAAAGACGATGTATCCGATAGGATCTTGGACCACGTCGTGGGCAGGCTCGATGCCCAGGTCGGTGACGGTCGGCCGGTCTGA
- the rpoZ gene encoding DNA-directed RNA polymerase subunit omega — MGTVANPEGITNPPIDELLDKTSSKYSLVIFAAKRARQVNAYYSQLGEGLLEYVGPLVETTPQEKPLSIAMREINAGLLTAESTDHP; from the coding sequence GTGGGAACTGTCGCCAACCCCGAGGGCATCACCAACCCGCCGATCGACGAGCTGCTCGACAAGACCTCGTCGAAGTACTCGCTGGTGATCTTCGCGGCCAAGCGCGCCCGCCAGGTCAACGCCTACTACAGCCAGCTCGGCGAGGGTCTGCTCGAGTATGTGGGGCCCCTGGTCGAGACCACCCCGCAGGAGAAGCCGCTCTCCATCGCGATGCGGGAGATCAACGCTGGTCTGCTGACCGCCGAGTCGACCGACCACCCGTAA
- the gmk gene encoding guanylate kinase, with protein sequence MDDDARPAARLTVLSGPSGVGKDSVIELIRARSPWIRLSVSVTTRKKRDYETDGEHYHFATRAEFQRLIDGGQLLEWAEFAGNLYGTPRAQVEGWLMEGRPVLLKIDLQGARQVRAAMPEAQLVFLAPPSVEELQRRLIGRGTDDPETIKRRLAHADEELAAESEFDVTVVNDFVERAADELVGLLGSLYLAHEH encoded by the coding sequence ATGGATGACGACGCGCGCCCGGCAGCCCGCCTCACCGTCCTGTCCGGCCCCTCCGGGGTCGGCAAGGACAGTGTGATCGAGCTGATCCGGGCGCGCTCGCCTTGGATCCGGTTGTCGGTGTCGGTCACGACACGCAAGAAACGCGACTACGAGACCGACGGCGAGCACTATCACTTCGCAACTCGCGCCGAGTTCCAGCGCCTGATCGACGGCGGTCAGCTACTGGAGTGGGCGGAATTCGCCGGCAACCTGTACGGCACGCCTCGCGCGCAGGTCGAGGGCTGGCTCATGGAGGGCCGGCCCGTTCTGTTGAAGATCGACCTGCAGGGCGCCCGCCAGGTGCGGGCCGCCATGCCGGAGGCCCAGCTGGTCTTCCTGGCCCCGCCCAGCGTCGAGGAGCTGCAGCGCCGGCTGATCGGCCGGGGCACCGACGACCCGGAGACGATCAAGCGCCGGCTCGCCCACGCGGACGAGGAGCTGGCCGCCGAGTCCGAGTTCGACGTCACCGTGGTGAACGACTTCGTCGAGCGGGCCGCTGACGAGCTGGTAGGCTTGCTCGGTTCGTTATACCTAGCCCACGAGCATTAA
- the mihF gene encoding integration host factor, actinobacterial type has protein sequence MPLPSLSPEQRAAALEKAAEVRKARAELKEQLKSGKTTLAAVLDRAEADEVVGKLKVSAVLQALPGIGKIRATQIMEKLKIAESRRLRGLGDQQRKALLGEFAAN, from the coding sequence GTGCCGCTCCCGTCACTGAGCCCCGAGCAGCGCGCTGCCGCGCTGGAGAAGGCTGCGGAAGTTCGCAAGGCTCGGGCTGAGCTGAAGGAACAGCTCAAGTCCGGCAAGACCACCCTCGCCGCCGTGCTGGACCGCGCGGAGGCCGATGAGGTCGTCGGCAAGCTGAAGGTCTCGGCCGTGCTTCAGGCGCTGCCGGGCATCGGCAAGATCCGCGCGACCCAGATCATGGAGAAGCTGAAGATCGCCGAGAGCCGCCGGCTCCGGGGTCTCGGCGACCAGCAGCGCAAGGCCCTCCTGGGGGAGTTCGCTGCGAACTGA
- the pyrF gene encoding orotidine-5'-phosphate decarboxylase: METFGERLRTAMDQRGPLCVGIDPHAALLARWGLSDDVAGLERFARTVVEALADRVAVLKPQSAFFERFGSRGVAILESTIRQSREAGALVLLDVKRGDIGSTMAAYASAYLDPASTLRADAITVSPYLGVGSLRPAFDLATETGAGIFVLALTSNPEGASVQHAVSPGGKTVAQTVIDEISQLNAGVSTLGSFGLVVGATIGKTGHELSSVNGPLLAPGLGAQGGTPDDLRAVFGESLHNVLPSYSREVLAAGPEIGDLRAAADRVLGEVRTALG, translated from the coding sequence ATGGAAACCTTCGGCGAACGGCTCCGTACCGCTATGGATCAACGGGGTCCGCTGTGCGTGGGCATCGATCCTCATGCCGCTCTGCTGGCCCGCTGGGGCCTCTCCGACGATGTCGCCGGCCTGGAACGCTTCGCCCGTACGGTGGTCGAGGCGCTGGCCGATCGGGTGGCCGTGCTGAAGCCGCAGTCGGCGTTTTTTGAGAGATTTGGGTCACGTGGCGTCGCGATTCTTGAGTCAACTATCCGACAGTCCCGAGAAGCCGGAGCGCTTGTTCTTCTCGATGTGAAGCGGGGCGACATCGGTTCGACGATGGCCGCGTACGCGTCCGCCTACCTCGATCCGGCGAGTACTCTGCGCGCCGACGCGATTACTGTGAGTCCTTATCTCGGAGTCGGCTCGCTGCGGCCGGCATTCGATCTCGCGACCGAAACCGGCGCCGGAATTTTCGTCCTGGCACTGACGTCAAACCCGGAAGGCGCTTCCGTCCAGCATGCCGTCAGCCCTGGTGGGAAGACCGTCGCGCAGACCGTGATCGACGAGATTTCCCAGCTCAACGCGGGTGTGAGCACTCTCGGAAGTTTCGGGCTGGTGGTCGGCGCAACGATCGGAAAGACCGGTCACGAGCTTTCCTCGGTGAACGGTCCGCTGCTCGCGCCGGGCCTCGGAGCGCAGGGCGGAACACCCGATGACCTGCGCGCGGTCTTCGGCGAAAGCCTGCACAACGTGTTGCCGTCGTACTCACGGGAAGTCCTCGCGGCGGGCCCGGAAATCGGTGATCTCCGGGCCGCGGCGGACCGTGTTCTGGGCGAGGTGCGCACCGCGCTCGGGTGA